A window from Fragaria vesca subsp. vesca linkage group LG5, FraVesHawaii_1.0, whole genome shotgun sequence encodes these proteins:
- the LOC101291433 gene encoding cytochrome P450 94A1-like, whose translation MDLMFSLQCLLVFFSIYVYLHFYTTRPKKSTPARFKVYPILGALPEFLKNRHRFLDWTTEILRNYPTNTVVYFRPGKIHGIITANPSNVEHMLKTNFENYPKGDRFIFFLQDFLGGGIFNADGELWKLQRKTASYAFSAKSLRNFVMDNVSFEIQTRLVPLLARASETGCRLDLQDVLERFAFDNICKMAFNVDPACLGGDGKSAAEFMQAFDDAATLCSGRFLYAFQFILLFKKFFNIGSERKLKDSIATVHNFADDIIRSRMENNSHEQHEDLLSRFIGNDNNNSPEFLRDIIISMILAGRDTTSSALSWFFWILSSRPNVQHNILNELETIRAQNGKSIGDTYGFEELRDMHYLQAAIMEAMRLYPPVPVDTKACLNDDVMPDGTVLKKGWFVTYHAYAMGRMETIWGKDCNEYVPERWIGEDGTCQQESAFKYPVFHAGPRMCLGKDLAFIQMKSIAASVIERFEVDVEDKGTCPAHLLSMTLRIKGGLAVSVRKRCV comes from the coding sequence ATGGATCTGATGTTCTCTCTGCAATGTCTCTTAGTTTTCTTCTCCATCTATGTCTACCTTCATTTTTACACTACTCGACCAAAGAAATCCACACCCGCCCGCTTCAAAGTTTACCCGATTCTCGGAGCCCTACCGGAATTTCTCAAGAACCGGCACCGCTTCCTCGACTGGACCACCGAAATCCTCCGCAACTATCCCACCAACACCGTCGTCTACTTCCGCCCGGGAAAGATTCACGGCATCATCACGGCCAACCCTTCCAACGTAGAGCACATGCTCAAGACCAACTTCGAGAACTACCCGAAAGGCGACAGGTTCATCTTTTTCCTCCAAGACTTCCTCGGCGGTGGAATCTTCAACGCCGACGGCGAGCTCTGGAAGCTCCAGAGAAAGACGGCCAGTTACGCCTTCAGCGCCAAATCACTCAGGAACTTCGTCATGGATAACGTCAGCTTCGAGATTCAGACCAGGTTAGTTCCACTTTTGGCGCGAGCCTCCGAAACGGGATGTCGTTTGGACCTCCAAGACGTCTTGGAGCGGTTTGCCTTCGACAATATTTGCAAGATGGCATTCAACGTCGACCCTGCTTGTCTCGGCGGCGATGGGAAATCCGCTGCCGAGTTTATGCAGGCGTTTGATGACGCTGCCACGCTTTGCTCCGGAAGGTTCCTCTACGCCTTTCAATTTATTCTTCTCTTCAAAAAGTTTTTCAACATCGGATCAGAGAGAAAGCTGAAGGATTCAATCGCAACCGTTCATAACTTCGCAGATGACATAATAAGGTCTAGAATGGAGAACAATAGCCACGAACAACATGAAGATTTGTTATCCCGGTTCATCGGAAACGACAACAATAACTCGCCGGAGTTTCTCCGTGACATCATCATAAGCATGATCCTCGCCGGTCGGGACACGACGTCGTCTGCTTTATCTTGGTTCTTCTGGATCCTATCATCTAGACCAAACGTCCAGCACAACATTCTGAACGAGCTCGAAACGATCCGAGCCCAAAACGGCAAAAGCATCGGCGATACTTACGGCTTTGAAGAGCTCAGAGACATGCACTATTTACAAGCGGCGATCATGGAGGCCATGAGACTCTACCCTCCTGTACCGGTGGACACGAAGGCCTGCCTGAACGATGACGTCATGCCGGACGGGACAGTGTTGAAGAAAGGGTGGTTTGTGACGTACCATGCTTACGCGATGGGGAGGATGGAGACGATTTGGGGGAAGGACTGCAATGAGTATGTGCCGGAGAGGTGGATCGGCGAGGACGGTACGTGTCAGCAGGAGAGTGCGTTTAAGTATCCGGTGTTTCACGCCGGGCCTAGAATGTGTCTCGGAAAAGACTTGGCATTTATTCAGATGAAGTCTATTGCAGCCTCTGTGATCGAGAGGTTTGAGGTCGACGTAGAAGACAAGGGCACCTGTCCGGCGCATTTGCTGTCCATGACGCTTCGAATCAAAGGTGGACTAGCCGTGAGTGTGAGAAAGAGATGCGTTTGA
- the LOC101310423 gene encoding uncharacterized mitochondrial protein AtMg00810-like, whose amino-acid sequence MTGSDSEGITAVVKELTVVFDMKDLGSLSYFLGINIKYLPSGILLSQEKYAQDVIKRAGMDTCTSCNTPWLPHTQLLKTESTPLVDATLYRSIALQYLTFTRPDIAYAVNTYTLSKGLFYMYASNVTYVTTYCDADWLVISIKEDLLLVLWFMLVIVLLLANPRSRDLFPEAEYRALANTAAEISWLRHLLCDMKIVIPTPPLLKCDNLSALALCSNPSLVF is encoded by the exons ATGACTGGTTCTGATTCAGAAGGTATAACAGCTGTTGTGAAAGAGTTAACTGTTGTTTTTGATATGAAGGATTTGGGATCCTTGTCTTATTTCTTGGGAATAAATATAAAGTATTTGCCATCTGGTATTTTGCTGTCTCAAGAAAAATATGCTCAAGATGTTATTAAGAGAGCAGGAATGGATACATGCACTAGTTGTAACACTCCTTGGCTACCTCACACACAATTGTTGAAGACAGAAAGTACTCCTCTTGTTGATGCTACTCTTTATAGAAGTATTGCACTGCAATATCTTACCTTTACAAGACCAGACATAGCATATGCAGTTAACACA TACACTTTGAGCAAAGGCTTGTTTTATATGTATGCATCAAATGTCACATATGTTACTACTTATTGTGATGCTGATTGGCTAGTGATATCAATCAAAGAAGATCTACTACTGGTTTTGTGGTTTATGTTGGTTATTGTCCTATTGCTTGCCAATCCAAGAAGCAGGGATCTGTTTCCAGAAGCTGAGTATAGAGCTCTTGCTAATACTGCAGCTGAAATCTCTTGGTTGAGACATCTTTTGTGTGATATGAAGATTGTGATTCCTACTCCTCCTTTGTTGAAGTGTGACAATCTCTCTGCTCTAGCCTTGTGTTCTAATCCTAGCCTTGTGTTCTAA